The Patescibacteria group bacterium genome has a segment encoding these proteins:
- a CDS encoding AAA family ATPase — translation MYLEKLEIQGFKSFANRVSMQFNRGICAIVGPNGSGKSNVADAVRWVMGEQSLKLLRGKKSEDVIFSGSDKKARLGLAEVSLHINNEDNTMPIDYPQVVITRRVFRSGENEYLLNNSKVRLQDIILLLAKSNFGQRSYSVIGQGMIESVLTSSPQERKEFFDEAAGVRQFQIKKEQAQQKLEHTRENLRQGEMLMQEIEPRLRSLTRQVKRLERRETIEQDLRLVQKEYFAGLWRDISGQLSELDGQQSATNQRLRSATSELRAVQTQLEKIESESSREDAFRQLQKEYNRLLDQKNTLLQDQAVLKGRLEVEAHQAGETNRVWLSKQAEQIDRRIKEVCDDLAPINDQLSAAQTALETKRSEQAVVVTKFEELERGLLLAKERMETSKPISVKEIHDHLKDIETRQAKFIEALNAAQTVEDIGRIKKHAQEIFRSLSQYLTELSRSAPASGTDEVIRLQHELTNFLKSRDSLVNEINDWIVKVRMLEDKKALLIEHQNELEQELNRLRRELELSESSSKQPAESRAAAAKENQSLNQSIETLDRDLKSSRIKIEQFNQVEQQKKEELFALQKQFRDRQNTLNAVTQESNELRVKQARLETRRDDLDREMRADLPETLLIEIQKDFINIISESPASVLLERITSIKHQIELIGGIDENVSSEYEQTNERFEFLSKQAEDLHQAIESLDKGIAELDEQIKDQFDESFQKINTEFTRYFKMLFKGGSAKLILNREELFEDADEDDEDDEFDGEEDATEEAPKQPKKHSIGKVVTGIEIQAIPPGKRVSSINVLSGGEKSLTSIALICAIIANNPSPFVILDEVDAALDESNSIKFSNILTELAHKTQFITITHNRATMQQASILYGVTMGADSVSKLLSVKMEEAEAVINQHGNR, via the coding sequence ATGTATCTCGAAAAACTCGAAATCCAAGGCTTCAAGTCATTCGCCAACCGAGTATCAATGCAATTCAACCGGGGGATCTGCGCGATTGTCGGCCCTAATGGTTCGGGAAAATCCAACGTGGCCGACGCGGTGCGCTGGGTGATGGGCGAGCAGAGTTTGAAACTGCTGCGCGGTAAAAAGTCCGAAGACGTGATTTTTTCCGGTTCGGATAAGAAAGCTCGCTTAGGGCTAGCCGAGGTCTCTTTGCATATCAACAACGAGGACAATACTATGCCGATCGACTACCCACAGGTGGTCATCACTCGCCGGGTGTTCCGATCGGGTGAAAATGAGTACTTATTGAACAATTCCAAGGTCCGACTGCAGGATATAATTCTATTGCTCGCCAAATCCAACTTCGGCCAGCGCAGTTATTCGGTGATCGGCCAGGGTATGATTGAATCCGTGCTGACTTCATCACCCCAGGAACGGAAAGAGTTTTTTGATGAAGCCGCCGGCGTGCGCCAATTCCAGATCAAGAAAGAACAGGCGCAACAGAAACTGGAGCACACTCGAGAGAATCTGCGCCAAGGCGAAATGCTGATGCAGGAAATCGAACCGCGGCTGCGTTCACTCACCCGCCAGGTCAAACGCCTGGAGCGGCGCGAGACGATCGAACAAGACTTACGCTTGGTACAGAAGGAATACTTCGCCGGGCTGTGGCGGGACATATCCGGCCAGTTGAGCGAGTTGGATGGTCAGCAGTCAGCCACCAACCAAAGACTGCGGTCGGCTACTAGCGAGCTGCGCGCTGTTCAAACCCAGCTGGAAAAGATCGAGAGCGAGAGTTCCCGCGAGGATGCTTTCCGCCAATTGCAAAAAGAATACAACCGCTTACTCGACCAAAAAAACACCCTGCTGCAAGACCAAGCCGTACTCAAGGGCCGCCTGGAAGTCGAAGCCCATCAAGCCGGTGAGACAAATCGGGTCTGGCTGTCAAAACAGGCCGAACAGATCGACCGCCGGATCAAAGAAGTATGTGATGATCTAGCACCGATCAATGACCAGCTTAGCGCCGCTCAAACCGCCCTGGAAACCAAGCGAAGCGAACAGGCCGTGGTGGTGACAAAGTTCGAAGAATTAGAACGCGGTTTGCTGTTGGCTAAGGAGCGCATGGAAACCAGCAAGCCTATTTCGGTAAAAGAGATCCACGACCATCTCAAGGATATCGAGACACGTCAAGCAAAATTCATAGAGGCGCTCAATGCCGCCCAGACGGTGGAGGATATCGGACGTATCAAAAAGCACGCCCAGGAAATATTCCGCAGTCTGAGCCAGTATTTAACCGAGTTGAGCCGGTCAGCGCCCGCTTCCGGTACCGATGAAGTAATACGCTTACAACACGAGCTGACCAACTTCTTGAAGAGCCGCGATAGCCTGGTCAATGAGATCAATGACTGGATCGTCAAAGTACGTATGCTGGAAGACAAGAAAGCCTTATTGATCGAACATCAGAATGAACTGGAACAGGAATTAAATCGTTTACGACGCGAACTGGAATTGTCCGAAAGCAGTTCCAAACAACCGGCTGAATCGCGCGCCGCTGCCGCCAAAGAGAACCAGAGCCTAAATCAGAGCATCGAAACCCTAGATCGTGATTTGAAATCGTCTAGAATCAAGATCGAGCAATTCAACCAGGTCGAGCAGCAGAAAAAAGAAGAGCTGTTTGCCCTGCAGAAACAGTTCCGTGACCGGCAGAATACTCTCAACGCGGTGACCCAGGAATCAAACGAACTGCGGGTCAAACAAGCCCGCCTGGAAACCCGCCGCGACGACCTCGATCGGGAAATGCGCGCCGACTTGCCCGAAACATTGTTAATCGAAATACAAAAAGACTTTATAAATATTATCAGCGAATCGCCCGCTTCCGTATTGCTAGAACGAATCACCAGCATCAAGCATCAGATCGAGCTGATCGGCGGCATCGACGAGAACGTCAGCTCGGAATATGAGCAGACCAACGAGCGCTTTGAGTTCCTATCCAAACAGGCCGAGGATCTGCACCAAGCCATTGAGTCATTGGACAAAGGCATCGCCGAGCTGGACGAACAAATCAAGGATCAGTTCGACGAATCGTTTCAAAAGATCAATACCGAGTTCACCCGGTACTTCAAGATGCTGTTCAAGGGCGGTTCGGCTAAATTAATTTTGAACAGAGAAGAGCTTTTTGAAGACGCCGATGAGGACGACGAAGATGATGAATTCGATGGCGAAGAAGACGCCACAGAAGAAGCGCCGAAACAACCGAAGAAGCATTCGATTGGCAAAGTCGTCACCGGCATTGAAATCCAAGCCATTCCGCCGGGTAAACGGGTCAGCAGCATCAATGTGCTGTCCGGCGGTGAGAAGTCGCTCACTTCCATCGCGCTGATTTGCGCGATCATTGCTAATAATCCATCGCCTTTCGTGATCCTGGACGAAGTGGACGCCGCCTTGGACGAATCGAATTCGATTAAGTTCTCGAACATCCTAACCGAGCTGGCTCACAAGACGCAGTTCATTACCATCACCCACAATCGCGCCACCATGCAACAGGCTTCAATTCTCTACGGCGTTACCATGGGTGCGGACAGCGTGTCGAAACTCTTGTCGGTGAAAATGGAAGAGGCCGAAGCGGTCATCAACCAACACGGGAATCGGTAA
- the rpsP gene encoding 30S ribosomal protein S16, translating to MLAIRLSPTGKKGQKFFRVIVSEKTKDVFGDYIELLGNYNPHPNPAQATLKAERIKYWLSQGAQASPTVHNLLVDQKIIDEPKVTSWKPKKKEVSPEEATKAATASEPAKAESIVEATSAPAEPAPEVTPTPEPIKPAPAAETAPTPAPAEPKPAE from the coding sequence ATGTTAGCAATTAGACTCTCACCAACCGGCAAGAAAGGGCAGAAATTCTTCCGCGTCATCGTCTCCGAAAAAACCAAGGATGTTTTCGGCGACTACATTGAACTGCTCGGCAACTACAATCCGCACCCGAATCCGGCTCAGGCGACACTCAAAGCCGAACGGATAAAATATTGGCTGTCTCAAGGAGCTCAAGCCTCGCCCACCGTGCACAATCTTTTGGTAGATCAAAAAATAATTGACGAACCGAAAGTGACCAGCTGGAAGCCCAAGAAGAAAGAGGTCAGCCCCGAAGAGGCCACCAAGGCAGCCACCGCTTCCGAGCCAGCCAAAGCTGAATCGATCGTAGAAGCCACATCAGCACCGGCCGAGCCAGCCCCTGAAGTGACTCCCACGCCTGAACCGATTAAACCCGCGCCAGCCGCCGAAACTGCGCCGACGCCAGCGCCAGCTGAGCCGAAACCAGCGGAATAG
- a CDS encoding reverse transcriptase domain-containing protein, with product MRYILSVRNGHLLIAQEPCHLYRNIRTTQSSEGTDFPATAYNTGCNVIRNARWHRHNQSSWCLDISGAFASIRMKHLYRFLLRKQFPPDLAWIICRMFTYNGGLPQGGPYSPFIYNLLMQRFDETVAAAIGAPTKTVTFHRAKLEGFPYSGPIYTRYGDDLCFSHPDEEFPDALKGTIDRVIREHHLILNATKTREGRHGIMELPGVVIVHGRVRPPSAYVTRVCTAADQGNLTSIQRCGHRGYLLTFGRAGRLRCLRQRINLRSKPRYDQLPF from the coding sequence ATGCGCTATATCCTTTCCGTCCGGAACGGACATCTGCTCATCGCGCAAGAGCCGTGCCACTTGTATCGGAACATCAGAACGACCCAGTCGAGTGAGGGAACCGATTTCCCGGCAACAGCATACAACACCGGGTGCAATGTCATTCGCAACGCCCGATGGCACCGCCACAATCAGTCAAGCTGGTGTCTTGACATCTCGGGTGCATTCGCATCCATCCGCATGAAGCACTTGTACCGCTTTCTGCTCCGCAAGCAGTTCCCGCCCGATCTAGCATGGATTATCTGCCGGATGTTCACCTATAACGGCGGACTTCCGCAGGGTGGCCCGTACTCACCCTTCATCTACAACCTGCTCATGCAGCGGTTTGATGAAACTGTTGCGGCTGCGATCGGCGCTCCGACGAAAACTGTGACATTCCATCGAGCCAAACTGGAGGGATTTCCATACAGCGGTCCGATATATACGCGATACGGTGACGACCTCTGCTTCTCCCACCCGGATGAAGAATTCCCTGATGCGCTCAAGGGAACCATCGACCGAGTGATAAGAGAACACCACCTGATTCTCAACGCGACAAAAACGCGCGAGGGTAGACATGGGATCATGGAACTTCCTGGCGTGGTGATTGTACACGGACGCGTACGGCCACCTTCGGCTTATGTCACCCGTGTATGTACGGCTGCCGACCAAGGAAACCTCACCTCCATTCAGCGCTGCGGACACCGCGGCTACCTCCTCACGTTCGGGCGGGCGGGCAGACTCCGATGCCTACGGCAACGGATTAACCTGCGATCCAAGCCGCGCTACGATCAACTTCCGTTCTAA
- a CDS encoding KH domain-containing protein, with amino-acid sequence MPLSPRLTRRNSISGYQLVTINRNDVMAKEQDQEFVEYCVKGLVDRPEDVTTDRMVDEMGVLITLKVNPEDLGQVIGRQGQTAKALRTLLRVVGAKHHARVNLKIYEPEGHRKSKMMEEAPQETQPTAVDADMDDLKL; translated from the coding sequence GTGCCTCTCTCTCCGAGGTTAACACGTCGAAACAGCATCTCCGGCTATCAGCTCGTAACAATTAACCGCAACGATGTAATGGCTAAAGAACAAGATCAAGAGTTTGTCGAGTATTGCGTGAAGGGCCTCGTCGACCGTCCGGAAGACGTCACGACCGATCGCATGGTTGATGAAATGGGAGTGTTGATCACTCTCAAAGTCAATCCAGAAGATTTGGGCCAGGTGATCGGCCGCCAAGGCCAGACCGCCAAAGCGCTTCGCACGCTGCTCCGGGTCGTCGGTGCCAAGCACCACGCCCGAGTGAACCTCAAGATCTATGAACCTGAAGGTCACCGTAAGAGCAAGATGATGGAAGAGGCGCCGCAGGAGACGCAACCAACCGCGGTTGACGCCGATATGGACGATCTGAAACTATAA
- the trmD gene encoding tRNA (guanosine(37)-N1)-methyltransferase TrmD: protein MRFDILTTFPDIFVSYFNTSIINRARKSGRINIVIHDLRDYTTDRHRTTDDRPYGGGPGMVMKVEPVFKALKKLRAVAPHKLKDTKVILLTPQGRTFNQPIARQYSELKRLIFICGHYEGFDERIRSLVDEQLSIGDYVLTGGELGAMVVVDAVSRLLPGVLGDETSSHDESFSQDLKTLEYPHYTRPEVFRRQRVPKILLSGDHSAIANWRKANQRIKKPRP, encoded by the coding sequence ATGCGCTTCGACATCCTGACCACGTTTCCCGATATTTTTGTATCATATTTCAACACCAGCATAATCAACCGCGCCCGGAAGAGCGGCCGAATTAATATAGTCATACACGACCTGCGGGATTATACGACCGACAGACACCGCACCACCGACGACCGTCCCTATGGCGGCGGGCCCGGCATGGTGATGAAAGTAGAACCGGTTTTCAAGGCTTTGAAAAAACTGCGCGCCGTGGCACCGCACAAACTTAAGGATACGAAAGTTATTCTGCTCACACCTCAGGGACGGACTTTTAATCAGCCTATCGCCCGCCAATACTCCGAACTCAAACGATTGATCTTTATCTGCGGTCATTATGAGGGTTTCGACGAACGCATTCGCTCACTGGTGGATGAACAGCTGTCGATCGGCGACTACGTGCTGACCGGAGGCGAGCTAGGCGCCATGGTCGTAGTGGACGCCGTCAGCCGCTTGCTACCTGGCGTGCTGGGTGATGAAACCTCCAGCCATGACGAGTCTTTTTCTCAAGATTTAAAGACCCTGGAATACCCCCACTACACCCGCCCGGAAGTATTCCGCCGCCAACGGGTACCGAAGATTTTATTGTCAGGTGACCATTCAGCCATTGCCAACTGGCGCAAAGCAAATCAGCGTATAAAAAAGCCACGGCCATGA
- a CDS encoding CYTH domain-containing protein: MKTEIEAKFLDIDPGAIRNTLKQIGARCVYSEQLQKRKIFDSPDHHMERVGGCVWVREENGKITLAYKQLNNRTLQGTKEVSVRVDDFDRACEFLLDIGLVLRSYQETRREQWLYQSVEITIDTWPWIPTFLEIEAPTEVEVRKTAAALGLEWERALFGSVEIAYQQNYDVTEQEVDSWPSATFTDIPQDLLKKRKRK, encoded by the coding sequence ATGAAGACCGAAATCGAAGCTAAATTCTTAGACATTGATCCGGGCGCGATACGAAATACATTGAAGCAAATTGGAGCACGCTGCGTTTACTCTGAACAATTACAAAAGAGAAAGATTTTCGATTCCCCCGATCATCACATGGAGCGGGTTGGCGGCTGTGTTTGGGTTCGTGAAGAAAATGGCAAAATCACATTGGCCTATAAGCAACTTAATAACCGTACACTACAAGGCACAAAAGAAGTTTCGGTACGGGTAGATGATTTTGATCGTGCTTGTGAATTTCTGCTGGATATTGGATTGGTTCTAAGATCCTACCAGGAAACCCGCCGCGAGCAGTGGTTATACCAATCGGTTGAGATTACCATTGACACCTGGCCCTGGATACCCACTTTTTTGGAAATCGAGGCACCTACCGAAGTAGAAGTTCGCAAAACTGCCGCAGCTTTAGGTTTGGAGTGGGAACGAGCCTTGTTTGGCAGTGTCGAAATCGCGTACCAGCAAAATTATGATGTTACGGAGCAAGAAGTTGATTCTTGGCCAAGTGCCACTTTCACCGATATTCCTCAGGATTTGCTCAAAAAGCGAAAAAGAAAATAA